From the Bacteroidales bacterium genome, the window ATAGGTATTTACGTTTAGCTGCCGAATTTGATAATTATAAAAAACGTACTTTAAAAGAAAAATCAGATTTATTGAAATATGGAGGCGAAACGGTACTTACCAATTTGCTTTCGATATTAGATGATTTTGAACGGGCACAAAATTCTATTAAAAACAGCACCGATATAGAAGGTATTAAACAAGGTATTGATCTAATTAACAATAAATTTCAAGAATTTATGAAACAACAAGGAATTAAAGAAATAGATGCTCAAAATGTCGAGTTTAATACCGATTACCATGAGGCTGTTACTCGATTTGCTGCACCTACCGAAGATATGAAAGGAAAAGTAATTGATGTAATTCAAAAAGGTTATATGCTACACGATAAAGTTATTCGTTATGCAAAAGTTGTTGTAGGAGAATAAGTTATGACTAAACGAGATTATTATGAAATATTAGAAGTTCCTAAAAATGCTTCCAAAGAAGAGATAAAGAAAGCTTATCGCAAAAAAGCTTTACAATATCATCCAGACCGTAACCCTGGCGACAAAGAGGCAGAAGAAAAATTTAAGGAAGCAGCCGAGGCTTATGATGTTTTAAGCGATGACGAAAAACGTCGTCGCTACGATCAATTTGGACACGCTGGTGTAGGTAGTGCTGCTGGTGGTGGAGGATTTGAAGGATTTGATATAGAAGATATTTTTAGCAGATTTGGTGATATATTTGGCGATTTTGGTTTTGGAGGTTTTGGAGGCTTTGGACGTAGTGGAGGTTCGCGTCAACGTGTGAATAAAGGCACTAACCTACGGATAAAAGTTAAACTTACGTTGCAAGAAATAGCAACCGGTGTTGAGAAAAAAATTAAAGTTCGAAAATTAGTTCAATGCCCTGTTTGTAATGGTACAGGTGCTAAAGATAGTCATTCATATCGCGAATGCCATACTTGTAACGGGCAAGGTTATGTAACTCGTGTTACAAGAACTATATTAGGTCACATGCAATCGACCTCTCCTTGTCCAACATGCCAAGGTGAAGGACGAATAATTACGAATAAATGTTCAAAATGTTCGGGCGAAGGAGTTGTACACGACGAAGAAGTAATTTCGATAAACATACCTGCTGGAGTTGCCGAAGGAATGCAACTTTCAATGACAGGCAAAGGAAATGCCGCTAGACATGGTGGTATACCTGGCGATTTAATAATATTGATTGAAGAGGAAAAGCATCCGGATTATATCCGCGAAGACAATAATTTAATATATAATTTAATTGTATCTATTCCTCAGGCAATTTTAGGAAGCACGGTCGAAATTCCTTTAATAGAAGGTGGAAAAGTAAAAATGAAAATTGATCCGGGAACTACGTCCGGAAAGCTTTTGCGAATAAGAGGCAAAGGACTGCCCGAAGTGCAAGGATACGGACGCGGTGATTTAATAGTTAGAGTAATTGTTTATATTCCTACAAATATTTCTAAAGAAGAACGAAAAATATTAGAAAAATTAGAAGAATCGGAAAGCTTTAAGCCCGAAAATGCAAAAAAAGACAAAAATTTCTTTGAGCATTTTAAGAAATATTTTTCTTAATTTGATTACATTTGCGTTGTATTAACGCATATGTAATTTATAATGTCTAAAAAAAAACGTACAGGGTTTATTCAACAATATTGAGTTATCTCTCAAAACTTATATTGTAATAACTATTATTTTATCAATAATTATTACAACTTTTTTTTATCCAAGAGCTGTATTCACACCAAATAAATATTTATTTAGTACAACGGGTGATGGTTTAAAAAATTATTATACCTATGCTTATCTTATTAAAAACGACACCTCTTTTATTAACTCAAAATGTGTCAATTATCCATTCGGTGAGCATTTTGGTTATTTAGATTGTCAACCTACTTTAGCATTTCCAATCAAAGCTTTAGCTTATTTTTTTCCAGGAATTAGCAATTATAGTGTTGGTATATTAAATTTTTTATTAGTTTTATCTATTGTTTTTACTGCTGTTATTATTCTTTTACTTTTTAGGGAGTTTAATGTTAATGGAATATTTGCTATATTATCATCTCTTGCAGTAACTTTTCTTTCACCGCAGTTTTATAGGCTATTAGGACATTATGGCTTGTTTTATCCGTTTGCCATTCCTTTAATATGGTTGCTTGTAATTAAGTATTACAAGACCTTGCAACCAAAGTATTCCATCATGATTTTAGCATCACTTCTTTTTATTTTTTACACACATGCCTATTTAGGAATAATTTCAGCATTATTTGCCTTATTGTCTTACTTCTTTTTATTTTTCTTTAAAAAAGAAATTAGAAAAATTAAATACCTTGTTCATATATTATTACAAGTATTTATTCCTATTCTAATATTTCTTATTTTGAATAATCTTACAGATTTTCATACTAATAGATCTGATTGTCCTGCAGGTACTTATGAGTATGTGTCTAACTTAAATACCATTTTTTTACCTTATGATACTCTTTTACAAAAAATATATTTGTCTTTTGTAAATATTGGTTTTCAGCAATGGGAGGGAGTAAATTACATTGGTTTAGTCTCTAATGGAGTTATAGTTGCCATGTTCTTTGTTTTTATAGTTGGCATGATTAAAAGTAGAAATTTAAAAACTTTTAATGATATATTCCCTGCAATGATATGGGCATTTTTTATTGCTTCGATTATCTTATTAATCATATCAATGGCAACTCCCATAAAGTTTATTATTGATTTTTTATTTGAAAAAATAAAAGAACTTCGACAATTTAGAGCATTAGGAAGATTTGCATGGCCATTTTACTACGTTATCGGAATTATATCCATGATTTTTATTTATAACTTATACAGAAAGTATTCTTTAATGAATAAAAAAATTCTTAGTACACTTTTATTTATTGTTCCTTTATTTATCTTTCTTTCCGAAGCTTTTGTTTTTCAGCTTAGTTATAGTAAAACTGCTTTAAACTCACCTAATTATTTGAATGAAAACTATATCCCAGCTGGAATGAAAAAATCAATGGAATCTTTTGACAAAGACAGCTTTCAGGCAATAATCCCATTGCCGTTTTATCATTATGGTTCTGAAGATTTTATGATTGCTTCAAATGTTTCTGATAAGTCAATTATTTATTCACAGATTTTTGCTTATAATAAAAATATGTCAATGATGTCTTCAAATTCACCAAGAACATCTGTTGATGAAGCAAAAAAGATTATTCAAATATTAATGCCGGAATTTTATAGCAAGAGTATTAAAACCCAATTGCCAAATCGTAAACCATTCTTGATTTTATATACAAAAGACATCCTATCTCCTTATGAAGAACGCATATTAAATCTATCAGAAAAGTTTTATGAGGATAATCAAGTGATTTTGGCAAAATTGGATTTTGAAAAATTATTTTATGAAACCCAAAATGAAATATTAAAACGTTATATTAACATAGATGATGATAAGTATAGAAAAAATGATTTTTATGTTTCTGATAGCAATGCTTTTATTTATTATGATGGTTTTAATATAGATGAATGTGGCATAAAACATAGTGGTTCTAGTTGTTTTAGAAATATTAAAAATGCCTTTAGCTCTCTTGCTGAAATAAGTGCGAAAGATTTAGATTTAAATACTGAATATGAGGCTAGTTTTTGGTTCTATAATAAAGGTCATGGAAGAACAGCAGGATTAATTGCCATTGATGAGATGGATAAAGATCAGGGGAGTAGCTCTTGGATAGGATTAACAGATGCCAGATTTTCATATGTTATTGATGGAGAATGGTCGTTGGTTCAAACCAGGTTTAAACCTAAATCGAAGAATTGTCATTATAAAATATTTCTTGCTCCTTCAGAAAACTGGATAGATTCTATTTATGTAGATGATATTTTAATTAAACCTGTTAATGTGGATGTTTTTAAAGTATTTCGCGGAGAAAACAATAAGGGAATATTATTCTATAATAATTATTTTATTAAAACTGATATTGATTATTCGATATTAAGTTGCAAAAAGTCGCAATTAATAGAATATTATATAAATAAAATTAAAAACTCGGTTAGTTGGTATAATACATTAAAATCTGAGGCTAAAAATAAAAGTATTGCTTTAGATAAATATATTTATGATAATGCAGAGTATATGGTGCTATATTCCCCATTTAAGATAGAAGATAATAAGCTTTTAAAAATTATTTACTATAAGGATTTGATAAAGAGTAATAAAGAATGGTTAAATAAAATTATTTTAGAAAATAAAGCAAAAGAATCATTAGATTCAATCATAATGCATAATGCATTATATATGATAGATTTAGAAGAAAAATCGCAAAAAAAATAGATAATGTTGCCTTCCAGTTTTCAATATCCTAAAAGCCATTCAAAAAATCATAACAATTAAAGTTCTGTTAAAAGTTAAAAAAAAGAACTTACTTGTTGAGAAATTAAATTCACCGCACTAAAGTCGGAAAGCTTTAAGCCCGAAAATGCAAAAAAAGACAAAAATTTCTTTGAGCATTTTAAGAAATACTTTTCTTAAAAATACTTAGCTTTGCTGCAAAATTAAAATATGGTTTTTAGCAGCATTGTTTTTTTGTTATATTTTCTACCTGCATTTTTACTTACATATTATTTGGTAGATAAGAAATACAAGAATATTGTAATCTTATTATTTAGCATTTTTTTTATAGTTGGGGTGCCTCACGCTTTATTTTTGTTATTTTAGGTACAACCTTCATTGACTTCCATTTAGTAAAGTGGATGTCGAGCTTGAATGATAAAACAAAACGGCGGTTGCTTCTTGCTTTTTCTGTTTCAATGAATCTCGGATTGCTTTTTTATTTTAAGTATTCCAATTTTTTTATTGAAAATGTAAATGCCTTGCTCGGACTTTTGGGTATTAATGCTATAAAATGGACAAAGCTTATTTTACCCATTGGAATTTCTTTTTATACATTTGAGACGATAACTTATGTGGTTGACGTATACAGAGGAGTACACAAACCGCTAAAAAATTTTTGGGACTACCAGTTATACATCATTTTGTTTCCGAAACTTATTTCAGGCCCCATTATTCGTTATCACGATTTAGCCGACCAGATTACCGACCGAAGTCAGAATGATACTTTAGATAACCGCTTGATAGGTTTTTATCGTTTTATATTAGGACTTTCGAAGAAAGTTCTTATAGCCAATCAAATGGGACAACAAGCCGATGCAATTTTTGCTTTAAATGTTCATGATTTAGGTACTGGTACTGCATGGGTAGGAATTCTATCTTATACTTTTCAAATATATTTCGATTTTTCTGGTTATTCTGATATGGCTATAGGTTTGGGTAAAATGATGGGTTTTGTATTTCCCGAAAACTTTAATAATCCCTATGTTTCGCAAAGTATTACAGAATTTTGGCGTAGGTGGCATATATCCTTGGGTAGTTGGATGCGCAATTATTTATACATTCCTTTAGGTGGCAATAGAGTAAAATCAAAATATCGCTTATATTTTAACTTGTGGTTTGTGTTTTTAGCATCAGGGTTGTGGCATGGAGCTTCGTGGAGTTTTGTTCTTTGGGGGGCATATCATGGTTTATTCTTAGTTTTAGAGCGAGCGTTTCTGTTGAAATTAACTGAAAATATTGGCAAAATTCCACGTGTGATTTTTACATTTTTTGTTGTTGTTATTGGTTGGGTCTTTTTTAGAATTGAAAATATATCGGAAGCTTTTGTTTTTTTGAAAAAGATGTTTGTCTTTAAAATGGATGGTTTAACTAATGTAAAACTGGATATTGAGTACTGGTTTTATTTCGTTTTAGCTATTGTACTTTCATTTTTTGTATTGGTTGATAAAGGTCAAAAAATACAAGATGAAGTTTATTTCAAGCCTTATACAACTAATAAGCACCATGTTATGTTTTCAACTGCTTTTATACTTTTTATTTTATGTATTTCATCTATAACAGCTTTTGGTTTTAATCCATTTATTTATTTTAGATTTTAAAAGTTATGAAGGCTCGCGTTATATATTTTAATTTGATGTTTGTAATACTATTGTTGCCTTATTTACAAACAGTATTACATTTTACTGAAGTAAAACCTTTGCAGGGAGCTGTTGTACTTAGTGAGGATACCGTATTTACATTTAAGGAATGGTTTTCGGGTCATTATCAAGAAAAAAAAGAAAAATATTTAAACGAAAATTTTGGTTTTCGAAACATTTTTGTTCGTTTAAATAATCAATTGGCATTTTGGATGTTTAATAAGCCCAAAGCTAATGGTATAGTTATAGGTAAAGAGAATTATTTATATGAGATGTCGTATATCGATGGATATACTGGCAGAACATTTATCGGCGAAAAAGCTTGGCGTGAAAGAATGGAAAAAATAAAATATATTCAAGATGCTTTGCAAGAAATGGGAAAAACCTTAATTTTAATATTAGCCCCTGGAAAAGCCTCGTTTTACCCAGAATATATTCCTCCAAAATTGTTAAAAGGTAAAGATACAACAAATTATGAATGTGCTATTAAATTAGCCAAAGAAATGAATATAAACTGCATCGATTTTAACGATTATTTTAATAAGAAAAAAGGAAAAACCGAATATCCTTTATATCCTCGCTTAGGAGTGCACTGGTCGTATTATGGTTATACCATTGCTTCCGATTCTATTATTAAGTATATTGAAAAGAAAAGAAACATACGAATGCCCCATTTGTATTGGAAAGAAGTAGAATTTGATTATCCAAGAGAAAAAGACGATGATGCAGCTGAAGCAATGAATTTATTATTTGAAATTCCAACTGAAAAATTAGCATACCCTAAAGTCCTATTTGAATCAGATTCAAATAAAACTAAGCCTAATGTTCTTGCTGTTTCTGATAGTTATTATTGGGGACCTTATAGTTTAAGTATTTCAAATGCATTCGGATTAAGTCATTTTTGGTTTTATTATAGAGAAGCTTATCCTGAAAGTTATACCACAAAAACTGACCCTACTACTTTTAATTTGAAAGACGAAATTGATAAGCACGATGTTTTTATTTTAATGGCAACAGAGGCAACATTGGACAAATTGGGTTGGAATTTTATTGAAAATGTTTACGATTTACTTAAAATATCTAAAAATAATCAATATGATATGAGTTTTTGGGATAAAGTAATAAAGATTAAAGATAAAATGAGATCAGACCAAAAATGGAAAGATTATTTGATTCAAAAAGCCAAAGAAAAAAACATTTCACTCGATTCTATGATGACCATTGATGCTATTTGGATGATTCAAAATCAATAATTTTCCAATCTTCAATATCCTTAAAGCCATTCAAAAAATCTTTTATCGTCATTCGTTTTTTGCCTTCGGGTTGGCATTCGTTTATCTGAAGTATGCCACCATCGGCTGTGATATAAAGATAATTTTTTTTATCTGTAATAATAGTTCCACATGGACTTTCGTGCTTACCATCAATTATTTCTGAACTGAATATTTTTAAATGTAAGGTTTTATTGTTTTTGAGGTTGATAAGTGTTGTGAATGCAGCTGGGTAAGGACTTAAGCCTCGTATTAAATTATGAATTTGTTCAATTTTTAACGACCAGTTTATTTTGCATAATTCGGGTGTAATTTTTGGAGCTGATTTTAATTCTTGTTCTTGAATTATAAAGCTACTTTGTTCAATGGGCTCAATCTCATTAAATTCAATTGATGGTAATGTTGAGATAAGCAATTGAGCCCCTTCCTGCATTAAAACATCATGGAGCATACCGGCATTATAGTGTGGCAAAATAGGAACTTCTTTAAAATTAATAATTTTTCCGCAGTCAATTTGTTCGTTAATAAAGAAAAGAGTTACGCCTGTAGTTTTTTCTCCGTTAATAATTGCCCAATTGATAGGTGCAGCACCTCTGTATTGTGGTAATAAAGAGGCGTGTATGTTGATTGTTCCTTTGGGAGGTATTGACCATACTTCTTTGGGTAACATGCGAAAGGCAACAACAACAAATAAATCGGCTTGGTATGATTTTAACGAAGCAATAAATGATTCGTCTTTTAACCGCTCAGGTTGTAATAAGGGTATTTGATGTTCAAGGGCAATTTGTTTAACTTCGCTTTGTTTAAGTTTTAGACCTCTTCCAGCTGGCTTGTCGGGAACAGTAACAACTGCAACGATTTGATGTTGGCTTTTTAATAATTCTTTTAATGTATAAGCCGCAAATTGCGGTGTCCCCATAAAAACAATCTTCATCTTTTTTTGGGAGCTAAGTTAACTTTTTTTGATATGGTTCGCAAACTTTTGAGGCAAGTCTATTATATACACTTTTTCGGTTGCCCGAGTTATTGCAGTATATAGCCATTTTAATTGTTCAATGCCAAATTCGGTATAGTTTAAAAATGAAAGGTCGATATAAACATGTTTCCATTGTCCACCTTGCGATTTGTGGGCGGTTATGGCATAAGCATATTTTATTTGTAAGGCATTAAAATACGGATTTTCGCGTATTAAAGTTAAGCGTTTTTTCTTTGATTTAACATCTTCGTAGTCGATGGCGATTTGCTGAAAAAGTGTTTCTTGTCTTTCACGCGATAGGTTTGCCTGCTCAGAGAACATGGTTTCTTCGAGCAATAAACACTCTATTTCGATACCCGGAGCTGAGCTAAGTTCGGCAAGTACTTTTTTGAATTTAAAGCCGTAAATTTCCTCATTGCGTAATATTTTGCGTACATAAATCATTTCGCCATTGGCAATAAAGTTAAAAGGAATATCTTTGGGTAAAGGCATGTAATTGTTTTTTACTACCATGAGTAATTCGCCATTGACCATTTCGTTTTCGTAATAAAATATTCTATTTCGAATGGCTTTGTTTACCTGTAAAGCTCGTTTATTTGAATAACAAAGTATTACGGTTTCGTCTAGGCCTACATGGTCATAAGAGGAGGCAATATACTCGAGCGAGTCTGCAGATGATAAAAAAATAAAGTCGTTTGAAGATGTATAAAAAATTGGCAATTGGTGTAGGTTTTCTTCAATTTTTTTACGAAGTAGCGTAGCATTTTGATAAATCAATGAGCTTTGTTGCTGTCGGACTACTTCTTGTAATTCGGCATAAATACAATTAAACCCTTTTTGTTTAAAGGTTTCTATTTGAAGTGCAGGATGATTGATAGAACCAACTGGAGGCAACTGAGCTGCGTCGCCAATAAAAACAAGCTTGTTTTTAGGGTGTTGAAATACAAATTCAAGTAGATCTTCTAATAAATATCCACTACCAAATATATTAAAATCGCTCCCTTCGTTCGAGATTAACGAAGATTCATCGATAAAAAATACACCTTCTTTTATGCTATTATAATTTAATACAAACCTAAAATCATCGGCCGATAATTGCCTATAAATAAATTTATGAATAGTATATGCGATTTGTTGACAATAATTGGATAAAACTTTTGCAGCTCTGCCCGTAGGTGCTAGCAATACAAAAGGATATTTTATGTTTAAAAAAGTTTTTGTAATAGATTTTATAAGAGTAGTTTTTCCAGTTCCTGCATATCCGTTAAGAATAAAAATATGTTGGTTGGGCGAAAAAATGAACTCTGCAAATAATTCTAAAGCTTTTTTTTGATCATTAGTTGGTTCATAATCAAGGTTTTTAAGGATTTCACTAAAAAAAA encodes:
- a CDS encoding nucleotide exchange factor GrpE, which encodes MQQQNLYIMSENEVKENQGVNIENVTNVSEQIQPNNESTSKKKKKKDDKEIEKLKEELKILSDKYNELNDRYLRLAAEFDNYKKRTLKEKSDLLKYGGETVLTNLLSILDDFERAQNSIKNSTDIEGIKQGIDLINNKFQEFMKQQGIKEIDAQNVEFNTDYHEAVTRFAAPTEDMKGKVIDVIQKGYMLHDKVIRYAKVVVGE
- the dnaJ gene encoding molecular chaperone DnaJ, which produces MTKRDYYEILEVPKNASKEEIKKAYRKKALQYHPDRNPGDKEAEEKFKEAAEAYDVLSDDEKRRRYDQFGHAGVGSAAGGGGFEGFDIEDIFSRFGDIFGDFGFGGFGGFGRSGGSRQRVNKGTNLRIKVKLTLQEIATGVEKKIKVRKLVQCPVCNGTGAKDSHSYRECHTCNGQGYVTRVTRTILGHMQSTSPCPTCQGEGRIITNKCSKCSGEGVVHDEEVISINIPAGVAEGMQLSMTGKGNAARHGGIPGDLIILIEEEKHPDYIREDNNLIYNLIVSIPQAILGSTVEIPLIEGGKVKMKIDPGTTSGKLLRIRGKGLPEVQGYGRGDLIVRVIVYIPTNISKEERKILEKLEESESFKPENAKKDKNFFEHFKKYFS
- a CDS encoding methionyl-tRNA formyltransferase, coding for MKIVFMGTPQFAAYTLKELLKSQHQIVAVVTVPDKPAGRGLKLKQSEVKQIALEHQIPLLQPERLKDESFIASLKSYQADLFVVVAFRMLPKEVWSIPPKGTINIHASLLPQYRGAAPINWAIINGEKTTGVTLFFINEQIDCGKIINFKEVPILPHYNAGMLHDVLMQEGAQLLISTLPSIEFNEIEPIEQSSFIIQEQELKSAPKITPELCKINWSLKIEQIHNLIRGLSPYPAAFTTLINLKNNKTLHLKIFSSEIIDGKHESPCGTIITDKKNYLYITADGGILQINECQPEGKKRMTIKDFLNGFKDIEDWKIIDFESSK
- a CDS encoding AAA family ATPase, yielding MLHQFFFSEILKNLDYEPTNDQKKALELFAEFIFSPNQHIFILNGYAGTGKTTLIKSITKTFLNIKYPFVLLAPTGRAAKVLSNYCQQIAYTIHKFIYRQLSADDFRFVLNYNSIKEGVFFIDESSLISNEGSDFNIFGSGYLLEDLLEFVFQHPKNKLVFIGDAAQLPPVGSINHPALQIETFKQKGFNCIYAELQEVVRQQQSSLIYQNATLLRKKIEENLHQLPIFYTSSNDFIFLSSADSLEYIASSYDHVGLDETVILCYSNKRALQVNKAIRNRIFYYENEMVNGELLMVVKNNYMPLPKDIPFNFIANGEMIYVRKILRNEEIYGFKFKKVLAELSSAPGIEIECLLLEETMFSEQANLSRERQETLFQQIAIDYEDVKSKKKRLTLIRENPYFNALQIKYAYAITAHKSQGGQWKHVYIDLSFLNYTEFGIEQLKWLYTAITRATEKVYIIDLPQKFANHIKKS